From one Humulus lupulus chromosome 8, drHumLupu1.1, whole genome shotgun sequence genomic stretch:
- the LOC133795082 gene encoding uncharacterized protein LOC133795082 translates to MGIPLASEPGTDFWQCSKEISGWHSVKSAYKLSQMINGRWQEDVNAGFQRALWKLKVPPKVRNLLWRASIGCLPTHVQLRLKHVEVDSIFPLCQGAPETITHILVSYPFAQRCWEETRNDLVWSQKHLSVEQVVVLAKSNLNQWLQAQEKQVLLPSLSLLAGDGGVCWTKPQFGFVKVNVDASLFLHDNHYGFSCVARDREGKLFRSFCLL, encoded by the exons ATGGGTATTCCTCTAGCTAGTGAACCAGGCACGGACTTTTGGCAATGTTCTAAGGAAATTTCAGGTTGGCATTCAGTTAAGAGTGCCTACAAGCTGTCTCAGATGATCAATGGTAGATGGCAAGAAGATGTTAATGCAGGTTTTCAGAGAGCGCTTTGGAAGTTGAAAGTGCCGCCTAAAGTGCGAAACCTGTTATGGAGAGCATCTATAGGATGTCTTCCCACCCATGTCCAGCTAAGGCTAAAGCATGTAGAGGTTGACTCGATTTTCCCCCTGTGTCAAGGAGCGCCTGAAACAATTACTCACATTCTGGTTAGCTATCCATTTGCTCAAAGATGTTGGGAGGAG ACTCGTAATGATCTGGTTTGGAGTCAGAAGCATCTATCTGTGGAGCAGGTGGTGGTCCTAGCTAAATCTAATCTGAATCAGTGGCTTCAAGCTCAGGAAAAACAAGTGCTTCTGCCTTCCCTTTCATTATTGGCAGGAGATGGTGGTGTTTGTTGGACCAAGCCTCAATTTGGTTTTGTCAAAGTGAATGTTGATGCATCATTGTTTCTCCATGATAATCACTATGGTTTTAGTTGTGTGGCAAGGGACCGTGAAGGGAAACTTTTTAGAAGCTTTTGTCTATTATAG
- the LOC133793519 gene encoding non-specific lipid-transfer protein AP10-like — translation MENKMMGWSLRLLGLGMMMMFLVANSASPSPSPSPSPSPSANDITCKEAVTKLLPCTGYLSGSDPPTPSVSCCLACQEVFQAANTTAVRRDLCVCLKQAAIEYKVVPDRARKLPQLCNLQGLDIPIDPSVDCSTIKPY, via the exons atggAAAACAAAATGATGGGTTGGTCTCTGCGTCTGCTAGGTTTgggtatgatgatgatgttctTGGTGGCCAATTCAGCTAGTCCGAGTCCTAGTCCGAGTCCCAGTCCTAGTCCTAGTGCTAATGATATAACATGCAAAGAAGCCGTTACGAAATTGCTGCCATGTACAGGCTACTTGTCGGGGTCGGACCCGCCAACGCCGAGCGTTAGCTGCTGTTTGGCTTGCCAAGAAGTATTTCAAGCGGCCAACACCACCGCCGTACGCAGAGACCTCTGCGTATGTTTAAAGCAAGCTGCCATTGAGTATAAAGTTGTGCCTGACAGAGCTCGAAAGCTTCCCCAACTTTGCAATCTTCAAGGCCTTGACATACCCATTGACCCCAGCGTCGACTGCAGCAC AATCAAACCGTACTAA